A single region of the Syntrophotaleaceae bacterium genome encodes:
- a CDS encoding glycosyltransferase family 4 protein has protein sequence MKLAFCLFKYFPFGGLQRDFLRIALACRDRGHEIGVFVMKWEGDIPDAFKIDLVPVQKLTNHGNCAAFARSLKQKDLDKYDVVVGFNKMPGLDIYFAADSCYQTRFQEARTMFPRFGFRFRTYVSLEKAVFSPVSKTHILILSQKVKRNYVDAYGTPEERFSLLPPGIDLTAFDWRERISVRKQVREEFGLGETFLLLMVGSAFRTKGVDRSIAAVASLPAGLRGKTRLFVIGQGNQRPLIRMAAKLGIESRIRFLGGREDVPRFLLAADLLLHPSRNETYGMTLLEAMAAGLPVLATDNCGFAGHVEKAGAGLLIPSPFVQKTMNQMLAEALFSSEKNRWRENGLAFIAKSDISSLPQKAADIIENFTPLGRAGMKLLSRNTARRIIGLPA, from the coding sequence ATGAAGCTGGCTTTCTGCCTTTTCAAATATTTCCCCTTCGGCGGTCTGCAAAGGGATTTTCTGCGGATCGCGTTGGCTTGCCGTGACCGAGGGCATGAGATCGGGGTTTTTGTCATGAAATGGGAAGGTGATATCCCTGATGCCTTCAAAATCGACCTCGTACCGGTACAGAAGTTGACCAATCATGGCAATTGTGCCGCCTTTGCCCGCTCACTGAAGCAAAAGGATCTGGATAAATATGACGTGGTTGTCGGTTTCAACAAAATGCCGGGACTCGATATCTACTTTGCGGCGGACAGCTGCTATCAGACACGTTTCCAAGAGGCCCGGACCATGTTTCCGAGATTCGGTTTTCGGTTCCGGACCTATGTTTCCCTGGAAAAGGCGGTCTTTTCCCCCGTCAGTAAAACCCACATCCTGATCCTGTCCCAAAAAGTTAAAAGGAACTATGTCGATGCCTACGGCACCCCCGAGGAAAGGTTTTCTCTTCTACCTCCAGGCATCGATCTCACCGCCTTCGATTGGAGAGAGAGAATCTCCGTTCGCAAACAGGTCCGGGAGGAATTCGGACTCGGCGAGACCTTTCTGTTACTGATGGTCGGATCGGCCTTCCGGACCAAGGGAGTCGATCGTTCTATCGCGGCTGTCGCTTCCCTCCCCGCTGGGCTGCGAGGGAAAACCCGTCTTTTCGTCATTGGGCAAGGGAACCAGCGGCCGTTGATCAGAATGGCCGCAAAACTCGGCATCGAAAGCCGGATCCGATTTCTCGGCGGAAGAGAGGACGTTCCACGATTTCTGTTGGCCGCGGACCTGCTCTTGCACCCCTCCAGAAACGAAACTTACGGAATGACCCTGCTGGAAGCCATGGCGGCAGGGCTTCCGGTATTGGCAACGGACAACTGCGGCTTCGCCGGTCATGTCGAAAAAGCCGGTGCAGGTCTCCTTATACCGTCACCATTCGTTCAGAAGACAATGAACCAGATGCTGGCAGAGGCCTTGTTTTCCTCCGAGAAGAATCGGTGGCGCGAGAATGGATTGGCGTTTATCGCAAAAAGCGATATCTCCAGCCTGCCGCAAAAAGCCGCGGATATCATCGAAAATTTCACCCCCCTCGGGAGGGCAGGTATGAAACTGTTATCGAGGAATACAGCGAGGAGGATAATAGGGCTTCCTGCTTAA
- a CDS encoding glycosyltransferase family 39 protein — protein MDMADTDRNWRNVDFSLSFLLVLSLALKLALLAAGHVVNPDGVRYIDAARLITEGDFIAAVGREKMLLYPFLLATFNLLIRDWVLAGQIISLVSLVVTLFPLFWLTTGIFNQRVAFWAGFAFVLSPTLNGLSIDLIRDPLFLCFATWSIYYFWRSLTGSRIRFYGLTSLFAILALMCRIEGLGLFVLYPAICLVLAARHPSERSSLFKGTAVMAGIPLLLLFTTGGMLQGIAGVEIDFLNRWAEVWGRLQAIANGEFLFMYRYLYDHLGSLDNPHAYWSSGSFYETARHYLPIIYLFGLVEALFENLFLLFVVPLIVGFGKRPVFNRAHWLLLSVAGFYFLVAYYWLFIQDFTSKRYLLLPTLMLYPWVGRGLDRIWIRLSEVRRPRIAMLLFLFIFCGIPAFKTLGVVVGPDKSSIFKEAGIWLAEQNDLRGYLLAGNDPRFRLYSAPDLRFVEPAEEFSIFQDYNASERIALEREVDFLILEISQKRRDELPPFQHYTMLKELTDGKKVVLVFRRIVP, from the coding sequence ATGGACATGGCTGACACTGACCGAAACTGGCGAAATGTCGATTTTTCCTTGTCCTTTTTGCTGGTGCTCAGCCTGGCGCTCAAGCTTGCGCTGCTTGCAGCCGGGCATGTCGTAAATCCCGATGGAGTTCGGTATATCGATGCAGCTCGCTTGATTACCGAGGGGGATTTCATTGCAGCGGTGGGCAGAGAGAAAATGCTTTTATACCCGTTTCTCCTGGCCACCTTCAACCTTCTGATACGGGACTGGGTACTGGCTGGTCAGATCATTTCCCTTGTTTCCCTCGTGGTCACGCTGTTTCCTCTGTTCTGGTTAACGACCGGAATTTTCAACCAGAGGGTTGCCTTCTGGGCCGGCTTTGCTTTTGTCCTTTCCCCCACCTTGAACGGCCTTTCAATTGACCTGATCCGCGATCCTCTTTTTCTCTGTTTTGCGACCTGGTCTATTTATTATTTCTGGCGATCCCTGACCGGCTCCCGAATCCGCTTTTACGGCCTGACTTCCCTTTTCGCCATCCTGGCTCTGATGTGTCGCATCGAAGGACTGGGCCTGTTTGTCCTCTATCCCGCGATTTGTCTCGTTTTGGCGGCAAGGCACCCGTCGGAAAGGTCGTCCTTGTTTAAAGGAACGGCTGTTATGGCGGGCATTCCCCTGTTGCTGCTGTTTACGACGGGCGGAATGCTGCAGGGAATTGCCGGGGTGGAGATCGACTTTCTCAACCGATGGGCGGAAGTTTGGGGTCGGCTTCAGGCCATCGCGAACGGCGAATTTCTTTTCATGTACCGTTATCTTTACGACCATCTGGGCTCTCTGGATAATCCCCATGCCTACTGGTCTTCCGGTTCTTTTTATGAGACCGCCAGGCATTATCTGCCGATTATCTATCTGTTTGGTCTCGTGGAGGCACTGTTTGAAAACCTTTTCCTGTTGTTTGTCGTCCCCCTGATCGTCGGATTTGGCAAACGGCCGGTTTTCAACCGGGCACACTGGTTGCTCCTGTCAGTGGCCGGTTTTTATTTCCTGGTGGCCTATTATTGGCTTTTTATTCAAGATTTCACCAGCAAGCGTTACCTGCTTTTGCCGACTCTGATGCTTTATCCCTGGGTGGGCAGGGGGCTGGACAGGATTTGGATACGGCTTTCCGAAGTCCGACGCCCGCGAATCGCGATGCTGCTGTTCCTGTTTATTTTCTGCGGAATTCCCGCTTTTAAAACTCTGGGAGTCGTGGTCGGTCCAGACAAAAGCAGCATCTTCAAGGAGGCAGGAATCTGGCTGGCGGAGCAGAACGATCTGCGGGGTTACCTGCTGGCCGGTAACGACCCAAGGTTCCGTTTGTATTCGGCGCCGGATCTTCGTTTTGTAGAGCCTGCAGAGGAATTTTCAATTTTCCAGGATTATAATGCTTCAGAAAGAATTGCTCTGGAAAGGGAAGTCGATTTTCTGATACTCGAAATCTCCCAGAAACGGCGGGATGAATTACCCCCTTTCCAGCACTACACCATGTTAAAAGAGTTGACGGACGGGAAAAAAGTTGTGCTGGTTTTCAGAAGAATAGTTCCATAA
- a CDS encoding class I SAM-dependent methyltransferase → MAENGWLVQGIDISRIMVDQCRKLGLPAVEGDAIGYLRTLEENSVAVVSGFHIAEHLPHEVLLTLFEEAQRVLLPGGVLILETPNPENILVKSCTFYLDPSHRKPLPPELLQFMAEDVGFLSVAIMRLNGPDPPEDDASLAWQAHWALNAHPDYSLLAQKSSVPGVCPVNDCIDRLKHTKVDSLTSLNKILDRFEGKYRTLEERHLHLVMEYNAMMASLSWRITAPLRWVNLCLRRIGERLSLKKLEKKLILHLSRFLEKHPGLTRTLLKLIDSSPLAKKSLKRIVLKVDRMVSGSPSRQSFHELSPHAAQIYSDLKRALNRD, encoded by the coding sequence ATGGCAGAAAACGGTTGGCTGGTCCAGGGGATCGATATCAGCCGGATAATGGTTGACCAGTGCCGGAAACTCGGGTTGCCGGCCGTGGAAGGAGATGCCATAGGCTATCTGCGGACTCTGGAAGAGAATTCGGTCGCTGTCGTCTCCGGTTTTCATATCGCGGAACATCTTCCGCATGAGGTCCTGTTGACACTTTTCGAAGAGGCCCAAAGGGTTCTGTTGCCGGGCGGAGTTCTCATTCTGGAGACGCCGAACCCTGAAAACATACTCGTGAAGTCCTGTACTTTTTATTTGGACCCTTCACATCGGAAGCCGCTGCCGCCCGAGCTCCTGCAATTCATGGCGGAAGACGTCGGTTTTCTATCGGTTGCGATTATGCGGCTCAATGGGCCTGACCCTCCTGAAGATGATGCCTCGCTGGCATGGCAAGCTCACTGGGCCCTGAACGCGCACCCCGACTATTCTCTGCTGGCACAAAAGTCGTCTGTCCCCGGTGTTTGTCCGGTAAACGACTGTATCGACAGATTGAAACACACCAAAGTAGACAGCCTGACCAGCTTGAACAAAATTCTGGACCGTTTCGAAGGAAAATACCGGACGTTGGAAGAGCGGCACCTTCACCTCGTCATGGAGTACAACGCGATGATGGCGAGTCTCTCCTGGCGAATAACGGCACCCTTACGTTGGGTCAACCTGTGCTTGAGAAGGATTGGGGAACGCCTAAGTCTGAAAAAACTCGAGAAAAAACTCATTCTACATCTGTCCCGTTTCCTGGAGAAACATCCGGGATTGACGCGCACTTTATTGAAACTGATCGATTCTTCACCATTGGCGAAGAAGAGTCTGAAACGGATTGTCCTGAAAGTCGATCGGATGGTGTCCGGTTCTCCTTCCCGCCAGAGTTTTCATGAATTGTCTCCCCATGCCGCGCAAATCTACAGCGACCTCAAGCGGGCCTTAAACAGGGATTAA
- a CDS encoding glycosyltransferase family 4 protein: MRIAFIHDWLVTYGGAERVLEQMLHCYPDADLFSLVDFLPADQRGFLQNKQVTTSFIQHLPLARTKYRSYLPLMPLAVEQLDLSGYDIVISGSHAVAKGVITGPDQLHICLCYTPMRYAWDLQHQYLRESGLDSGMKSWMVRWMLHRMRLWDQRTADGVDQFIAISNFIARRIWKVYRRDSTVLYPPVNVEGYSLGSQKEEFYLTASRLVPYKRVDLIVQAFARMPDKKLIVIGDGPELQRLKGLAGSNVDLLGYQPQEILRDYLQKARAFVFAAEEDFGIAPLEAQACGTPVIAFGKGGALETIRGLGEKNPTGVFFYQQTIEELVAGVLEFEEKKGAISAKSCRQNALRFSEENFCQKFCSLVEEHMESYFNINVRFNRRLCR, encoded by the coding sequence ATGCGAATAGCTTTCATTCATGACTGGCTGGTGACCTATGGGGGCGCGGAGAGGGTGCTTGAGCAGATGCTGCATTGTTACCCCGATGCGGATCTTTTCAGCCTTGTGGATTTTTTGCCTGCCGATCAAAGAGGATTCCTTCAGAACAAGCAGGTCACAACGTCTTTTATCCAACACCTGCCCCTGGCGCGAACGAAATATCGCAGCTATCTGCCGCTGATGCCTCTGGCCGTGGAGCAGTTGGATCTGTCCGGGTATGACATTGTCATCTCCGGTTCCCACGCGGTGGCCAAAGGAGTCATCACCGGACCGGATCAGCTACATATCTGCCTGTGCTACACACCGATGCGGTATGCCTGGGATCTGCAGCATCAGTATCTCCGGGAAAGCGGCCTGGACAGCGGAATGAAGAGTTGGATGGTCCGGTGGATGCTTCATCGGATGCGTCTGTGGGATCAGCGAACGGCCGACGGGGTGGACCAATTCATCGCGATTTCAAACTTTATCGCCCGGCGGATCTGGAAAGTTTACCGGCGGGATTCGACCGTGCTCTATCCTCCTGTGAATGTCGAAGGCTACTCTTTGGGCAGTCAAAAGGAAGAGTTCTATCTGACCGCCTCCCGCCTGGTCCCCTATAAGCGGGTTGATCTGATCGTGCAGGCTTTTGCCAGGATGCCCGATAAAAAACTGATCGTCATCGGGGATGGACCCGAACTGCAACGGCTCAAGGGCCTGGCCGGTTCGAATGTCGATCTGCTTGGATACCAGCCGCAGGAGATTCTCAGGGACTACCTGCAGAAAGCCAGAGCCTTTGTTTTCGCGGCCGAGGAGGATTTCGGCATCGCTCCCTTGGAAGCACAGGCCTGCGGAACTCCCGTCATCGCTTTTGGCAAGGGCGGGGCTCTGGAAACGATTCGCGGTCTTGGAGAAAAGAACCCGACGGGGGTCTTCTTTTATCAACAAACCATTGAAGAACTGGTGGCGGGGGTTTTGGAGTTTGAGGAAAAAAAGGGAGCCATCTCCGCGAAAAGTTGCCGGCAGAATGCCCTGCGTTTTTCCGAAGAGAATTTCTGCCAGAAATTCTGCTCTCTGGTTGAAGAGCATATGGAATCCTATTTCAATATCAACGTCCGATTCAATCGAAGATTATGCAGATGA
- a CDS encoding D-sedoheptulose 7-phosphate isomerase, translating to MTHEDIKSHFENLSSVLLTVAEKKSDLILSACRTIAAALSAGHKVLIMGNGGSAADAQHFAAELVGRFLLERRPLPAIALTTDSSILTAVGNDYGFDEIFKRQVEAIAQPGDVVIGISTSGKSNNVFHALTAANKIGCKTIGLLGRDGGNISGLVDLDLTIPEQYTPYIQGAHGAVIHIICDLVEKELFG from the coding sequence ATGACACATGAAGATATCAAATCTCATTTCGAAAATCTCAGCAGTGTCCTGCTGACCGTTGCCGAAAAGAAGTCGGACCTCATTCTTTCAGCTTGTCGTACCATTGCCGCAGCGCTCAGTGCCGGGCACAAAGTGCTGATCATGGGTAATGGTGGCTCCGCGGCCGATGCCCAGCATTTTGCCGCTGAACTTGTGGGCCGGTTTCTGCTGGAACGGAGGCCGCTGCCGGCGATCGCTCTGACCACCGACAGCTCCATTCTGACCGCTGTCGGCAACGACTACGGCTTCGACGAAATTTTCAAGCGCCAGGTCGAAGCCATTGCTCAGCCCGGCGATGTGGTGATCGGCATCTCCACCAGCGGCAAGTCGAACAATGTGTTCCATGCCCTGACTGCGGCCAACAAGATCGGCTGCAAAACCATCGGGTTGTTGGGGCGGGATGGCGGTAACATTTCCGGCCTGGTCGACCTCGATTTGACGATTCCGGAGCAGTACACCCCCTACATCCAGGGTGCTCATGGTGCAGTCATTCATATCATCTGCGACCTTGTGGAGAAGGAGTTGTTTGGATAG
- a CDS encoding ABC transporter permease has translation MMKALWAYRGFITGSVKREFQLKYRNSLLGAAWTFLNPLAMIFVYTIIFSQVMRAKLPGVDTSFAYSIYLCAGILTWGLFAEILGRGQNVFLEHANLIKKISFPRMSLPVIVILNASLNFAIIFALFTLFLLASGNFPGWVYFAVFPVLLLQILFAIGLGIILGVLNVFFRDVGHFFNILIQFWFWLTPIVYPPTVLPEPVKPLLFLNPMASFMSAYQGILVRGEVPDWPNFVWIGLFSLLLCTFGMRLFRKRCGEMVDEL, from the coding sequence ATGATGAAAGCCCTGTGGGCCTACCGCGGGTTTATAACTGGCAGCGTCAAGCGTGAATTTCAGTTGAAGTATCGCAACTCTCTCCTTGGCGCAGCCTGGACCTTTCTGAACCCCCTGGCGATGATTTTCGTCTACACCATCATTTTTTCCCAGGTCATGAGGGCAAAGCTGCCCGGGGTCGATACGAGTTTTGCCTACAGTATCTATCTCTGTGCCGGAATCCTGACCTGGGGATTGTTTGCGGAAATTCTGGGCCGGGGCCAGAACGTTTTTCTGGAGCATGCCAATCTGATCAAAAAAATCAGTTTTCCCCGAATGTCCCTGCCGGTCATCGTCATTCTTAATGCGAGTCTCAATTTCGCCATCATCTTCGCCTTGTTCACCCTGTTTCTGCTCGCCAGCGGTAATTTCCCCGGGTGGGTCTATTTCGCTGTCTTCCCGGTACTTCTTCTTCAGATCCTGTTCGCCATCGGGCTGGGAATCATTCTGGGTGTTCTGAACGTCTTTTTTCGCGATGTAGGGCATTTTTTCAATATTCTGATCCAGTTCTGGTTCTGGCTGACCCCTATCGTCTACCCGCCGACGGTTCTGCCGGAACCGGTCAAACCGCTTCTTTTCCTCAACCCCATGGCCTCATTCATGTCCGCCTACCAGGGGATATTGGTCCGGGGAGAGGTCCCCGATTGGCCGAACTTTGTCTGGATAGGGTTGTTCAGTCTTCTGCTCTGCACGTTCGGTATGCGTCTTTTTCGCAAACGTTGCGGTGAAATGGTGGATGAGCTCTGA
- a CDS encoding ABC transporter ATP-binding protein, translating into MGRICVSNLGKAYKLYSSHWSRLLEWVVPFLGPRHEQKWVLQGINFLIKPGEAVGIVGINGAGKSTLLKLITGTTQPTTGNVETSGSVAAMLELGMGFHPEFTGRQNVFMAAQLLGMQVDEISKRLPEIEAFAEIGDYIDRQVRVYSSGMQMRLAFSVATAKRPDVLIVDEALSVGDAYFQHKSFNRIREFRKAGTTLLIVSHDKQAIQSICDRAILLDGGQLAMEGEPEAVMDYYNAMLAERGSQTVRQEKMTDGKTKTVSGSGGATVMDVGLLDEKGDKVEVINVGQRVTLRVIVDIHSDLPDLVVGYMIKDRLGQPAFGTNTYHLRKGLQHLGKGERVEYAFTFLANIGEGSYSISIALHTQDTHLAANYEWRDLALVFDVVNLNQDRFVGTAWLPPDVRCFR; encoded by the coding sequence ATGGGCCGCATTTGTGTCAGCAATCTTGGTAAAGCCTATAAGCTGTATTCCAGTCACTGGTCCCGACTTCTGGAATGGGTGGTCCCTTTTCTGGGCCCAAGACATGAACAGAAGTGGGTTCTGCAAGGAATCAATTTCCTTATCAAGCCCGGGGAAGCGGTCGGCATTGTCGGCATCAACGGGGCCGGGAAGAGCACGCTCCTCAAGCTCATTACCGGGACGACCCAACCGACGACCGGGAATGTCGAAACATCCGGCAGCGTGGCCGCCATGCTCGAACTGGGCATGGGGTTCCATCCCGAATTCACGGGGCGCCAGAATGTGTTCATGGCAGCGCAGCTGCTTGGCATGCAGGTGGACGAAATATCGAAACGGCTGCCCGAGATCGAGGCCTTTGCCGAGATAGGTGACTATATCGATCGGCAGGTGCGGGTCTATTCCAGCGGTATGCAGATGCGATTGGCATTCAGTGTCGCCACGGCGAAACGGCCTGATGTTCTGATCGTGGATGAAGCCCTGTCCGTGGGAGATGCCTATTTTCAGCATAAGAGTTTCAACCGTATCCGGGAATTTCGCAAGGCGGGGACGACCCTGCTCATCGTTTCCCATGACAAGCAGGCTATCCAGAGCATTTGTGACCGGGCGATATTGCTGGATGGAGGTCAACTGGCCATGGAAGGGGAACCTGAAGCGGTTATGGACTATTACAATGCCATGCTGGCTGAGCGCGGAAGTCAGACTGTGCGACAGGAAAAGATGACGGATGGCAAGACCAAGACTGTTTCCGGCTCAGGTGGTGCGACTGTTATGGATGTCGGCCTGCTCGATGAGAAGGGAGACAAAGTCGAGGTTATAAATGTCGGACAGAGGGTCACCCTTCGCGTCATCGTGGATATTCATTCCGATCTGCCGGATCTGGTGGTCGGATATATGATCAAGGACCGCCTGGGCCAGCCCGCTTTCGGAACGAATACCTATCATCTGCGGAAAGGCCTGCAGCACCTGGGCAAGGGCGAACGGGTTGAATATGCTTTTACCTTTCTCGCCAATATCGGGGAAGGCTCCTATTCGATTTCGATCGCGCTGCACACCCAGGATACTCATCTTGCTGCGAATTACGAATGGCGAGACCTGGCGCTGGTTTTCGACGTGGTGAATCTCAATCAGGATCGTTTTGTCGGGACGGCGTGGCTGCCGCCGGATGTTCGATGCTTTCGATGA
- the rfaP gene encoding lipopolysaccharide core heptose(I) kinase RfaP, with protein MVELNDILRRYFPGPEAFDRILGLQGDIYREMDGRRTLRFDLGGRSYFAKLHFGVGWREIFKNLLQGKRPVLGARNEREALRCLQQLHLPTMKVAGFGIRGCNPARRQSFLITEELTGAISLESLCRGWAAAPPPPACKRALLEKVAFITRKLHENGINHRDLYICHFLLEQADSFQYSDWPRLHLVDLHRAQLRNKTPRRWAVKDVAGLYFSSLDIGLTRRDLLRFIAIYRGRPLREILKTEKKFWRAVSKRAFRLYRKMFGRNPGQSD; from the coding sequence ATGGTCGAGTTAAACGACATTTTGCGGAGATATTTTCCCGGGCCTGAAGCTTTTGACAGAATTCTGGGACTTCAGGGTGATATTTACCGGGAAATGGATGGGCGCCGAACCCTGAGGTTTGATCTCGGAGGTCGCAGTTACTTCGCCAAATTGCATTTCGGCGTAGGCTGGAGGGAAATTTTCAAAAATCTGTTGCAGGGTAAAAGACCCGTACTTGGAGCCAGAAACGAGAGAGAGGCCCTGCGCTGCCTGCAGCAGCTCCATTTGCCGACAATGAAGGTCGCGGGATTTGGAATACGGGGTTGCAATCCTGCCCGGCGTCAATCTTTTCTCATCACTGAAGAACTGACCGGCGCCATCAGTCTTGAGAGCCTCTGCAGGGGATGGGCAGCCGCTCCGCCACCCCCGGCCTGTAAAAGGGCTCTATTGGAAAAGGTCGCCTTCATCACCCGCAAGCTGCACGAAAACGGCATCAATCACCGCGATCTGTATATATGCCATTTTTTACTCGAACAGGCTGACTCTTTCCAGTATTCCGACTGGCCCCGCCTGCATCTGGTCGACCTTCACCGGGCCCAACTCCGGAATAAAACTCCCCGGCGATGGGCGGTCAAGGATGTCGCCGGCCTTTACTTTTCCAGTCTGGATATCGGCCTGACCCGTCGCGACCTTCTTCGTTTCATTGCCATCTATCGTGGTCGTCCTCTGCGGGAGATTCTGAAAACGGAAAAAAAATTCTGGCGCGCCGTGTCCAAACGGGCCTTCAGACTCTATCGAAAGATGTTCGGACGCAACCCGGGTCAGTCCGATTAA